The DNA segment TGTCACGAGAACAGGCCAACTCTGAGAGTTATTTTGAAGAttgaggaaataaaataaaaccgtCTGGGACAACCTTCTCCCCTAGAACCCCCTTCTCCCCTAGAAACACCCATGATGGTGTTTGGATTGAcacctgctcagggtccctggcccaaaggggtgaaactggcctcaacaggGACCAGGGCATTTCCAGGGGGGATGTGCCCCCAAGAGAGATCAGGGACCTCAGTCAGTTCCATAGGACCTGCAAGAAGCCGGTCAAGGCCTAAAATAACTCTGGCCTCACCGCTGGAGGAGGAGTGAGTTGGAAGATTGTCTCCTTACAAAAAATACCCTGTCTGGGGAAATTTTAGCTGGGGGAATTAGTAAACGGTaactttaaaaagatttttttaattctatgttttaaatattgttacctgccctgagctgtgtgaaaaggcgggaaataaataaatacataataatgataataataaattttcTGCTCAGAATACTAGAGACAGCCTGTGTAAAGGTTTAGGAGGTAGTTGCCTAACCCCTGAGCCCCCGTCCCCATCTTCCTGCCTTCTTGGCTCTCCCATCTCCCTGACAGCCCCAGCGTTCTCCTCTGCACAAAGTGgtgcttctttctctctcacgCAGCCTCCCTGATGCTGCCGCCTCTGTTAACAGGGCTGCATTGTGAAGTGTGTGGgcagggctctccccccccctccttcatactcagaagagaaaggaagtgCTCCCGTTCCTTGACCAAGCGGGTCTCCAAAAGCGGCAGGCagagctttccctccttcccagcctcCCTGGGAACGAGGACGCTCTGCAAACAGCTTTTAGGATGCTGTTCTGCTGCCTGGGCCTTGCACGGAAGGGTGCGctctcttttcccccttccctgtgcAAAACCAGGAGGAGAAAGCCCCACCACAGGGGCATCTACGGAGGGACTGCCTGCAGGATAAAGAGTGTGCTTATTGGCATCGTGGTATgcaaaaagaaaggggagggggctgcctctgTGCTACCATTTGCTGCCCCGTCTCCCTAGGATAGGTGGAAGACTCTTTCCCTCTTGTTCAATGACCAACCTCCTTTGTCGCCACTTCTTCCTGCGCAAAAGGAGGGACTAAGGACCTGGTCCTGTACTGTGTGAGGGGGGAGTTCCATGGGCCCCTTTTCAGTACTCCTCAGATGCATTGTGATCTCCTCAGGCCGTTCCTGACTGCCTTCCTGTCTTGCTGAATATCCCTACTGACTAACATAGTTCTGTTTTACCATTTGGCCTCATCTTAGGCATCCCACTGTGTTAAAAACTGCACTTAAAATATTTGCCTTTGAGCTCTGTCTTTAAGCTTTCTAAGACTCTTGCTTTTGTTTTTCCTAGGAGGAAATGCTGCCCGTTCAGCTGTGAGGATTGGGGACAACTGAGCAGTTTGATGGCGCACGCAACGTGGGGACagtcatctttgttgccctggtGATCGCCCATTCGGATTGCAAACAGTCCCCCCAAGTGGTGGTTTTTGATTTCTGCAAGGACACTTGGGGTCCAGAAGACACGAATCCTCTAGGAAGCAGCCGAGCGTGGCAGGATGTTTGGACGATGATGATGGCAAGGAAGCAAGATGTCCGCATTCCCACCTACAACATCAGTGTGGTGGGGCTCTCCGGGACGGAGAAAGAGAAGGGCCAGTGTGGCATCGGGAAGTCCTGTCTCTGCAATCGGTTTGTGCGCCCCAGGGCGGACGACTTCCACTTGGACCACACTTCCGTTCTTAGCACGAGCGACTTTGGAGGCAGAGTTGTGAACAATGACCACTTCCTGTACTGGGGGGAAGTGGTACGTTCCTTGGAGGACTGTGTGGAATGTAAAATGCACATTGTGGAACAGACTGAATTTATTGACGACCAGACATTTCAGCCCCATCGCAGCACAGCCCTGCAGCCCTACATCAAAAGGGCAGCTGCAACCAAACTTGCGTCAGCTGAAAAGCTCATGTACTTTTGCACTGATCAGCTGGGGCTCGAGCAGGACTTTGAGCAGAAGCAGATGCCCGACGGGAAGCTGCTGATTGACGGCTTTCTCCTCTGCATCGACGTGAGCAGGGGGATGAACCGGAGCTTCGATGACCAGATCAAGTTCATCTCGAACCTGTACAACCAGCTCACGAAAACGAAAAAGCCCGTGGTGGTAGTCCTGACCAAGTGTGATGAAGGCGTGGAGCGGTACATTCGAGACGCACACACTTTTGCCTTAAGCAAGaagaacctccaggtggtggagaCGTCTGCCCGGTCCAATGTGAACGTCGACTTGGCTTTTGGCACTTTGGTGCAACTGATTGACAAGAGCCGGGGGAAGACTAAAATCATTCCTTACTTTgaggctctgaagcagcagagccagcAGATTGCCACTGCGAAGGATAAGTACGAGTGGCTGGTGAGCCGCATTGTCAAAAACCACAACGAGACCTGGTTGAACGTCTCGCGGAAGATGCAGTCCTCCCCGGAGTATCAGGATTACGTGTATCTGGAAGGGACGCAGAAAGCCAAGAAGCTCTTCCTGCAGCACATCCACCGCCTCAAACAAGAGCATATAGAGCGCCGGAGGAAAATGTACCTGGCTGCGCTGCCTCTTGCTTTCGACGCCCTCATTCCGGACTTGGACGAGATAAACCACTTGACCTGTCTCAAAGTGGAGAAGCAGCTTGAGACGAAGCCGGACTTCTTAAAGTGGTTTGTTGTTCTCGAGGAGACTCCCTGGGATGCTACCAGCCATATAGACAACATGGAGAACGAGCGCATTCCGTTTGACCTGATGGagaccctgcctgcccagcagctcTACGACGCCCACCTAGAAAAGCTGAGGAACGAGAGGAAGAGGGCGGAAATGAGGAGGGCCTTCAAAGAGAACTTGGTGACATCCCCTTTCATAACGCCGGGGAAACCCTGGGAAGAGGCACGCAGCTTCATCATGAACGAAGACTTCTACATGTGGCTCGAAGAGTCAGTTTACATGGACATTTACGGTAAACACCAAAAGCAAATCATAGAGAAGGCGAAAGAGGAGTTTCAAGAGCTGCTTCTGGAATACTCCGAACTGTTCTACGAGCTGGAGCTCGATGCCAAGCCCAGCAAGGAGAAAATGGGGGTCATCCAGGACGTGTTGGGCGAAGAGCAGAGATTCAAAGCCTTGCAGAAGCTGCAGGCTGAAAGAGACGCCCTGATTCTGAAGCACATTCATTTTGTGTATCACCCGACAAAAGAGACCTGCCCCAGTTGTCCAGCCTGCATAGATGCTAAAATCGAGCACTTGATAAGCTCCCGGTTTATCAGGCCGTCTGATCGCAACCAGAAAAACTTGCTTTCAGATTCCAATATCGATAGGATCAATCTCGTGATTCTCGGTAAGGATGGACTTGCCCGGGAGCTAGCCAATGAGATTCGAGCTCTTTGCACAAACGACGACAAGTACGTGATAGATGGGAAAATGTACGAGCTGTCCTTGAGGCCTATCGAGGGTAACGTCAGGCTTCCTGTTAACTCTTTCCAGACGCCAACGTTTCAGCCACACGGTTGCCTCTGCCTTTATAACTCTAAGGAATCTCTGTCTTACGTTGTCGAAAGTATTGAAAAGAGTAGGGAGTCGACCCTGGGCCGAAGGGACAACCACTTAGCTCATCTGCCCCTGACTCTGATACTGGTGAACAAAAGAGGCGATACCAGTGGCGAAACGCTACACAGCTTGATACAGCAAGGGCAGCAGATCGCCAGCAAGCTGCAGTGTGTCTTCCTTGACCCTGCTTCTGCTGGGATTGGCTACGGGCGCAACATCAACGAAAAGCAAATCAGCCAGGTCCTCAAAGGGCTGCTGGACTCCAAGCGCAACTTAAACCTCATGAGCTCAACGGCGAGCATTAAGGATCTGGCTGACGTTGATCTTCGCATCGTCATGTGCTTGTTGTGCGGAGACCCGTTTAACGCCGAGGACATCCTCCAGCCCGTCCTTCAGTCCCAAACCTGCCGGCCTTCCCAGTGTGGGAGTGGCAACTCTGTGTTACTTGAACTCCCGGTGGGGCCGCACAAGAGGCGCATTGAGCTCTCCTTGCTTTCATACCATTCCTCGTTCAGCATCAGGAAAAGCTGGCTGGTCCACGGCTATATTTTGTTTTACTCCGCTAAACGCAAAGCATCCTTGGCTATGTTACGTGCCTTTCTTTGTGAAGTCCAGGACATTATCCCCATTCAGATTGTCGCTCTCACTGACGGCTCCATAGATGTCCTAGACAACGATTTAAGTAGAGAGCAGCTGACCGAGGGGGAGGAAATCGCCCAGGATATAGGTGGAAAGTTTACAACTATACCTTGCAGTCACCCTCAGCATAAACTGGAGATTTTCCACCCTTTTTTCAAGGACGTGGtggagaaaaaaaacatcattGAGGCCACCCATATATATGACAACGCAGCGGAAGCCTGCAGTACGACCGAAGAAGTCTTTAATTCGCCCCGCGCTGGCTCTCCGCTGTGTAATTCAAACCTTCAGGATTCAGAAGAGGACATTGAGCCTCCGACCTACAGCCCGTTCAGGGAGGATACATCTATGCCCACTTTGTCCAAAGATCTTTCTAAACTTTCCATGGAACTGGAGGGGAACGACGGGCTTTTTTCTGTGCTGGGCGCTTTCGAAAGCAAACTGAACAACAAAGTACCTCCGCCAGTGAAACCAAAGCCCCCTGTCCACTTTGATATTACCAAGGGGGATCTGTCTTATTTGGATCAAGGGCATAGGGACGGGCAGAGGAAGTCCGTGACTTCCAGTAGCTGGCCCCCCACGGATGGCTTCGACCCTTCCGACTATGCAGAGCCCATGGATGCCGTAGTGAAGCCGAGGAATGAGGAGGAGAACATCTACTCCGTGCCTCACGACAGCACCCAAGGCAAGATCATCACCATCCGCAACATCAACAAGACCCATTCCAACGGGAGCGGGAACGGCTCAGACAGCGAAATGGACACCAGCTCACTCGAGCGCGGCCGGAAGATGTCCACCATTAGCAAACCGGTGCTCTATCGGACAAGGTGCTCGCGGCTAGGAAGGTTTGCCAGTTACAGGACCAGTTTTAGCGTAGGGAGCGATGACGAGCTGGGGCCCAttaggaagaaagaggaggaccAGACCTCTCAAGGATATAAAGGAGATAACGCTATCATTCCGTACGAGACGACCGATGAAGATCCAAGGAAAAGGAACATCTTGCGCAGCTTGAGGAGGACCACAAAGGTAAATGATGTCTGTTGCACTTCCAAGTCTTTCTCCGAGGAAAGGTTGACGGAGATGGGTGTGAATAGCCTAGAGaggaatcatagacttggaagggacctccgggatcatctagtccaactcctgcagaatgcaggaaattcacaactacctgcccacccacagggaccccaattccatgcccagatgacgccCCTGCCCCCCAGTTtggcctgggggaaatttgcCTCCGGACCCCAAGGTGATGATTGGAGTTTCCCTGGTCAggcaaaaaagggccacaagaaaacGATAGTGATACGATAGCCATTTTcgagtatttgaagggctgtcctatagagcagtggtccgcaacctttctaaggctgcggacaggtgtggggggagggcgatctggcggCTGCGCAATTTTGCACgtgcgcggcaggtccgcgcatgtgcatttgcgccatgcgcagctgcAAACACTCATACGCAGACCTGCCACGCATATGCGTTTGCgccggcggccctgcttccctcccccccccacacaaaaagaagcttacCGGGCCGCAATCTAATTGGCCGcgttggcagccaatttgctttgcggcctgggaagtttctcactgcggggaggggcagggagagggagccgtggcctggtggttggggaccactgctctagagataaGAGCAGATCTGTTTTCTCTTTGCCACACAAGGTTGGACCAGAAACAATGACATTTTTCCGCCAAAtattaggaagaacttcctggcagtagttcctcagtggaacaggcttcctcaggcagTTATGGGCTCTCCGTTttgggaggtttttaagcagaggctagttggTCATTGGATAGCAATGCAGGTTTTCTGAATTGAAGCAGATCATGAAAGAGAGGGCAGAAAGGGGTAAGCCAGGGCtttgctcttgtggtccttccttacaTGCTTAAGGTAATGCCAGTTCCCACTTTGGgaccaggaaggaattttcctccaggccaggttgacccagggatcctggaggcttTTTGCTTTCCACTGGGTATAGTGCAAGGGTCACTGAAGGAGTTGCAGGGGCAATAGCAGTGAATTTCCTGGACTGTtccagaggttggactagatggcctttgaggcccctgccagctctgtgtttctgtatttttttaagtTCTGAAAAGGAGATTTGATTGGTGGCTGTTTACCTCCAACTTAGATTTCATACTTCATTTGAAACTGTGATATTGTCAGGGGACTGAAGGGCTGAGGGGGAGTTCTTGGGATCTGCTGAGAAACATAGCAGCAGGGAGTAGGCCTTCTgattagggtaggggtagtcaaactgcggccctccagatgtccatggactacagttcccatgagcccctgccagcgaatgctggcaggggctcatgggaattgtagtccatggacatctggagggctgcagtttgactacccctggtttaggatgTGACAAAGGGATTTTTTGCTGCCGTGTTTCATATGTGCATGGGCCACAGGCAGCTCTCCTCTCACCTTTTCAGAACATGAGAACTTGCCCGAAAGAGTGTAGTGAGGAATGCTACCAGACCTGTCTCCCAGGGTTTATCTGGATGCTTTGAATGCAGATCTTTTGCCCTGCACCTTTCCATTATAAGGCCTGTATTGCGATGGCTGCTGCTGAGGACCTCGGATCATTATGGTATGAAAAATATGCTGGAAGGAGAAATAAATTGATTCCACCGAAGCCTGAATCAAAACAGCGAATTGCGGAGATTACAAGGGTCTCCAACACAGTGCCCGCTGATATCTTTCCTGACATTGGCCAGGtgttttttagaaaatgggcaggCTAGATGGGGCTTTTGCCTGGCAGGAAATTTGACAGGGTGCAGGTTCTTTAAAAGTTGCTTTAGCAGCACCTGCTGCCACAGCACAAgggtcttcactgtgtgactgtgtgcataaattaaaaatgcatcctgTTAGAGCTTCAGCCTGAAACGTGGAAGTTAGACATAACCTCAATCCTCGACATTtggtggttggctctgcctcctgtggctgctgttttgtatttatttattaattatatttatataccgccctccccggaggctcaggacggtttacattgaacttatgaaccatacatgaaacaatctgcattaataatcaaacaataatattaacaacagtggttgtaacagttaaataatacaacaaataaagttgtaacaggatagaatacaatataacagcacaacagtgcaacagtgcaatggcacaacaggtccagagcgctctggtggagttctggggtggggggagcaggggcccttcattcgctgttggttatgcctgtaGCTGCACcctgtgtcaggattccaaaggtgcccagagGCTGGAGAAGGTTGGCGACTCCTGCTTtaagctgtagagcagtggtagtcaacctgtggccctccagatgtccatggactacaattcccatgatcctgtggccctccagatgtccatggactacaattcccactgccagcaaacgcagtcagagtagttcagcagtggaataggctgcctaagaaggtggtgagctccccctcactggcagtcctcaagcaaaggctggatacacacttttcttggatgcttttggatgctttgggctgatcctacgttgagcagggggttggactagatggcctgtatggccccttccaactctatgattctgtgacatctggaggaccacaggttgactccccctgctgtagAGAATTGTGAAGGGACAAGGCATGCAATGTGCAATTTGGGAACTCTGGAGATAGGAGTGTCTTTCTATAGCTGTCCCAAGACATTCACAGAAGCCAATTAAACTGCAGTTTTAACGCTGTCAACAGGATATAGCGAAGGAGCTACCTGTTTCCACATAATCAGGTTTAATATTTCAGACTTGGTTTTCTTTGAGTTATTTTCTTAACCTCCGGCTTTGGAACTGCGtggtctcctcccctcctccctgccccctccgtGGCAACACAAAATAAAGAGCTCCCGAACAAAAGTAGGTTCATTTCTTTCATGCAAAGCACTTTTGTCTCTTTAAACAATGTCGTGGCTGCTTTGCAAAACAGTGGTGATTTcatactggcagcagctgtcccctTTGCCAGCAGGGTATACTTTTCTTCATTGGCATTAGAGCCCTGTGcctggaagagagagacagagagagggaacaAAGGCAGGCCAAATTGGTAAAAAATCCTGGAGGACATTTAAGAGTTTTATTTTTCctgcagttctttaaaaaaaggatctattATTGTACgttaaacaaaatttgagtccagtggcaccttttaagaccaacgaagatttattcaaagcgtgggttctcatgtgcatgcacacttaaaaTCTGCCGCACACTA comes from the Paroedura picta isolate Pp20150507F unplaced genomic scaffold, Ppicta_v3.0 Ppicta_v3_sca21, whole genome shotgun sequence genome and includes:
- the ARHGAP35 gene encoding LOW QUALITY PROTEIN: rho GTPase-activating protein 35 (The sequence of the model RefSeq protein was modified relative to this genomic sequence to represent the inferred CDS: deleted 1 base in 1 codon) encodes the protein MMMARKQDVRIPTYNISVVGLSGTEKEKGQCGIGKSCLCNRFVRPRADDFHLDHTSVLSTSDFGGRVVNNDHFLYWGEVVRSLEDCVECKMHIVEQTEFIDDQTFQPHRSTALQPYIKRAAATKLASAEKLMYFCTDQLGLEQDFEQKQMPDGKLLIDGFLLCIDVSRGMNRSFDDQIKFISNLYNQLTKTKKPVVVVLTKCDEGVERYIRDAHTFALSKKNLQVVETSARSNVNVDLAFGTLVQLIDKSRGKTKIIPYFEALKQQSQQIATAKDKYEWLVSRIVKNHNETWLNVSRKMQSSPEYQDYVYLEGTQKAKKLFLQHIHRLKQEHIERRRKMYLAALPLAFDALIPDLDEINHLTCLKVEKQLETKPDFLKWFVVLEETPWDATSHIDNMENERIPFDLMETLPAQQLYDAHLEKLRNERKRAEMRRAFKENLVTSPFITPGKPWEEARSFIMNEDFYMWLEESVYMDIYGKHQKQIIEKAKEEFQELLLEYSELFYELELDAKPSKEKMGVIQDVLGEEQRFKALQKLQAERDALILKHIHFVYHPTKETCPSCPACIDAKIEHLISSRFIRPSDRNQKNLLSDSNIDRINLVILGKDGLARELANEIRALCTNDDKYVIDGKMYELSLRPIEGNVRLPVNSFQTPTFQPHGCLCLYNSKESLSYVVESIEKSRESTLGRRDNHLAHLPLTLILVNKRGDTSGETLHSLIQQGQQIASKLQCVFLDPASAGIGYGRNINEKQISQVLKGLLDSKRNLNLMSSTASIKDLADVDLRIVMCLLCGDPFNAEDILQPVLQSQTCRPSQCGSGNSVLLELPVGPHKRRIELSLLSYHSSFSIRKSWLVHGYILFYSAKRKASLAMLRAFLCEVQDIIPIQIVALTDGSIDVLDNDLSREQLTEGEEIAQDIGGKFTTIPCSHPQHKLEIFHPFFKDVVEKKNIIEATHIYDNAAEACSTTEEVFNSPRAGSPLCNSNLQDSEEDIEPPTYSPFREDTSMPTLSKDLSKLSMELEGNDGLFSVLGAFESKLNNKVPPPVKPKPPVHFDITKGDLSYLDQGHRDGQRKSVTSSSWPPTDGFDPSDYAEPMDAVVKPRNEEENIYSVPHDSTQGKIITIRNINKTHSNGSGNGSDSEMDTSSLERGRKMSTISKPVLYRTRCSRLGRFASYRTSFSVGSDDELGPIRKKEEDQTSQGYKGDNAIIPYETTDEDPRKRNILRSLRRTTKKPKPKPRPSITKTTWESNYFGVPLTSVVTPEKPIPIFIERCIEYIEATGLSTEGIYRVSGNKSEMESLQRQFDQDHGLDFAEKDFTVNAVAGAMKSFFSELPDPLVPYNMQTELVEAHKINDREQKLHALKEVLKKFPKENHEVFKYVISHLNKVSHHSRVNLMTSENLSICFWPTLMRPDFSTMDALTATRIYQTIIELFIHQCPFFFYHRPIVEPPGARPALHLPSPPAPPSSPPRPGRPSLLPRRPLPRPRSPPCSPCSRLSCRPSSTHCETSGAAGNRGLLLPLPAEQRLDSLSPLLRSLGPFPVLGTDGLLGSAGGCGPLLGRRIRWVRIRFSPRQPGDSSPRLRVDISPVPLAVHEPSGPDRRCPPHPPTQKNTFHKFEPSPGLHCWTILRFQGDPPEITPETNPHHLSLAASKAWTDLSV